GAGTCACAAGCTGACCGACGGCGGCCAGGTGATGCACGTCGGCACGCTGTCGCGCGTGGAGGGCGAGGGGGCCCTGCACATCGAGTACACCGGCGGCCGGGCGACCAAGGTCGAACTGCGGATCTACGAGCCGCCCCGCTTCTACGAGGCGTTCCTGCGCGGCCGGGCCTGGACCGAACCACCTGACATCACGGCGCGCATCTGTGGGATCTGCCCGGTCGCGTATCAGATGAGCGCCTGCGCCGCGATCGAGGACGTCTGCGGGGTCACGGTTCCCGAGGCCATCCGATCGATGCGGCGGCTGCTGTACTGCGGCGAGTGGATCGAAAGCCATGCGCTGCACATCTTCCTGCTGCATGCCCCGGACTTCCTCGGCTACGACGGAGCGATCGAGATGGCCGCGGACCACCCGACGGTGGTCGAGCGCGGGCTGCGGTTGAAGCGGGCGGGCAACGACCTCATGAACCTGGTCGGCGGCCGCTCGGTGCATCCGATCAACGTCCGGATCGGCGGCTTCTACAAGATGCCGACCCGGCTGGAACTGCGAGGCATCCGACCGGTGCTGGAACGGGCCCGCGACGACGCGGTCGAAACCGTGCGGCTGGTCTCAGGTTTCGACTTCCCGGAGATGGAACAACCCTACGAGTATCTCTCGCTCCGGCCCGAGGTCGGCTATCCGATCGAATCGGGCAGGGTGGTCACCACGGCGGGCAAAGCGTTCGGAGTCCGCGAATTCACCCAGCACATTCAGGAACAGCACGTTCCGTGGTCGAATGCGTTGCACGCCACGCTGGACGGTGAGTCCCCCTACGTGGTCGGCCCGCTCGCCCGGTACACGCTGAACTTCGACCGGTTGTCGCCGCTCGCGCAGGGCATCGCCCGCGAGGCCGGATTGGGCACCGCCTGCCGCAATCCGTTCCGGTCGATCATCGTGCGCGCGATCGAACTGGTCTACGCCCTCGACGAGGCGATCCGGATCATCGACGGCTGGCGGGACGGCATCGCCCCGTCCGTACCGGTGCCGGCGCAGGCCGGGGAGGGGTTCGGTGCCAGCGAGGCACCACGCGGTGTGTTGTTCCACCGATATGTCCTCGACGCGGCCGGGATCATCACCGACGCCCAGATCGTTCCGCCGACGTCGCAGAACCAGCCGAGCATCGAAGCCGACCTGGCCACGATGGTGCACTCCTGGTCCGAGCTGGACGACCACGCCCTGTCCCATCGCTGCGAGCACGCCATCCGCAACTACGACCCGTGCATCTCGTGCGCAACGCACTTCCTGGACCTGACCGTGACACGCTCATGACCGCCTCACCGATCGGTCTGCCTCCGGCGTTGCTCGTCGGGCTGGGTCGCCCCGATCGCGGCGATGACGGGGTCGGTCCCGTCGTCGCCCTGGACGTCGCGGCACTCCGGCTTCCCGGCGTCCAGGTGCTCGAGCGGGTCGACCCGACCTCGCTGATCGATCTGTGGACGGACCGGGAGACGACCGTCGTGGTGGACGCGGTCTGTTCCAACGGCATCCCGGGCACGTTGATCGTCCTGGAATCCGGCGCCGACGACCCGCGATTGCCGGACGGCGTGTGGAGCGGTACCGGACGCGGCGGAACCCATGCGTTCGGCCTGGCTGCGGCGGTCGAACTGTCCCGGGCCCTGCACCGGCTGCCCCGGCGACTGGTGCTCATCGGGATCGAGGCCGCGCAGCTGGGTTACGGCGAGCCGCTCTCGCCCGCGGTGAGTGCGGCCGTCGGCCCCGCGGTCGAGACGGCCTGCGGGATCCTGGTGCAGGCCGGTGCGACGGGTTCCCGACATTC
This window of the Nakamurella panacisegetis genome carries:
- a CDS encoding hydrogenase maturation protease, coding for MTASPIGLPPALLVGLGRPDRGDDGVGPVVALDVAALRLPGVQVLERVDPTSLIDLWTDRETTVVVDAVCSNGIPGTLIVLESGADDPRLPDGVWSGTGRGGTHAFGLAAAVELSRALHRLPRRLVLIGIEAAQLGYGEPLSPAVSAAVGPAVETACGILVQAGATGSRHSHGSGGSPIRVTRGVDP
- a CDS encoding Ni/Fe hydrogenase subunit alpha; amino-acid sequence: MSHKLTDGGQVMHVGTLSRVEGEGALHIEYTGGRATKVELRIYEPPRFYEAFLRGRAWTEPPDITARICGICPVAYQMSACAAIEDVCGVTVPEAIRSMRRLLYCGEWIESHALHIFLLHAPDFLGYDGAIEMAADHPTVVERGLRLKRAGNDLMNLVGGRSVHPINVRIGGFYKMPTRLELRGIRPVLERARDDAVETVRLVSGFDFPEMEQPYEYLSLRPEVGYPIESGRVVTTAGKAFGVREFTQHIQEQHVPWSNALHATLDGESPYVVGPLARYTLNFDRLSPLAQGIAREAGLGTACRNPFRSIIVRAIELVYALDEAIRIIDGWRDGIAPSVPVPAQAGEGFGASEAPRGVLFHRYVLDAAGIITDAQIVPPTSQNQPSIEADLATMVHSWSELDDHALSHRCEHAIRNYDPCISCATHFLDLTVTRS